The following coding sequences are from one Formosa haliotis window:
- a CDS encoding RsmB/NOP family class I SAM-dependent RNA methyltransferase, with the protein MRLHRNLCFAVVDGLMQIFNEGAYADKVVQQLLKRDKRWGSRDRGFVAETTYDIVRWKRLYAEIADVKEPFDRDNIWRMFAVWATLKGIKLPDWKYFENTPSRKIKGRFDELSNIRKFKESIPDWMDQIGVAELGESLWTKEIAALNEQADVILRTNTLKVTKDKLQADLFDIDIETEFIKGYPDALKLKERANVFSTEAFKNGLFEVQDASSQLVAKYLEVEPGMRVVDTCAGAGGKTLHLASLMENKGQIIALDIYAHKLHELKRRAKRDGAHNIEPRHIDSSKVIKKLYDKADRVLIDAPCSGLGVLRRNPDAKWKLQPEFLDRIRATQQDILQKYSRMVKSGGKMVYATCSVLPSENQDQVKTFLASEFGKDFTLEKDDNIYAHKTGYDGFYMALLKRN; encoded by the coding sequence ATGCGATTACATAGAAATTTATGCTTTGCGGTAGTAGACGGATTAATGCAAATCTTTAATGAAGGAGCTTATGCCGACAAAGTTGTTCAACAATTATTAAAACGTGATAAACGCTGGGGAAGCCGAGACCGAGGTTTTGTTGCCGAAACCACTTACGATATTGTACGTTGGAAACGCCTTTACGCTGAAATTGCAGACGTTAAAGAACCGTTCGACAGAGATAATATTTGGAGAATGTTTGCCGTTTGGGCCACCCTAAAAGGCATTAAATTACCAGATTGGAAATATTTTGAAAACACGCCTTCTCGAAAAATTAAAGGCCGTTTTGATGAATTATCGAATATCAGAAAATTTAAAGAATCTATCCCAGATTGGATGGACCAAATTGGTGTTGCCGAATTAGGAGAATCGCTTTGGACCAAAGAAATTGCTGCTTTAAATGAGCAAGCCGATGTTATTTTAAGAACCAACACTTTAAAGGTTACTAAAGATAAATTACAAGCCGATTTATTCGATATCGATATTGAAACGGAATTTATTAAAGGCTATCCAGATGCCCTAAAATTAAAGGAACGCGCCAATGTATTTTCTACAGAGGCTTTTAAAAATGGACTTTTTGAAGTACAAGATGCATCTTCGCAATTGGTTGCAAAATATTTAGAGGTAGAACCTGGTATGCGTGTGGTAGACACCTGTGCTGGAGCGGGAGGAAAAACGCTGCACTTAGCGTCTTTAATGGAAAACAAAGGTCAGATAATTGCTTTAGATATTTATGCACATAAATTACACGAATTAAAACGACGTGCGAAACGTGATGGCGCTCATAATATCGAGCCTCGCCATATCGATTCTTCAAAAGTAATTAAGAAATTATACGATAAAGCCGACCGTGTGTTAATAGACGCCCCGTGTTCTGGATTAGGAGTTTTGCGACGAAACCCAGATGCAAAGTGGAAATTACAACCAGAATTTTTAGATCGTATTCGTGCAACTCAGCAAGACATTCTTCAAAAATATTCTAGAATGGTAAAATCTGGCGGTAAAATGGTTTACGCTACATGTTCGGTGTTACCTTCAGAAAATCAAGATCAGGTTAAAACGTTTTTAGCTTCAGAATTTGGTAAAGATTTCACCTTAGAAAAAGACGATAATATCTATGCTCATAAAACAGGATACGATGGTTTCTACATGGCCTTGTTAAAACGAAATTAA
- a CDS encoding WD40/YVTN/BNR-like repeat-containing protein, translating into MRLIASLLLFILISSCKQDVEKPLKFYKSVSVQDIYNDSLSIRAIELMGDGTLAFAADKGTYGLYFPKNEQWATSKQLHDSVPLHFRAVAHTANDFFMLSIESPALLYKTGDDGQMALVYKEEGEGVFYDAMTFWNDKEGIAVGDSVNGCLSIIITRDGGESWQKLACDNVPKSSAGEGAFAASNTNIKVLGDKAWIATTSGTIFYTENKGLSWRTITTPMQNTEATQGIYSIDFYDAQHGFAIGGDYTKPEGNTNNKMKTVDGGKTWQLVANGQAPGYKSCVQYMPNQNAQTLVAVSFNGIDLSNDGGTSWKHISDESFYTLRFVNDSLAYAAGQGRISKLKFNR; encoded by the coding sequence ATGCGACTAATAGCGAGCCTTTTACTTTTTATATTAATAAGTTCTTGTAAGCAAGACGTTGAAAAACCTCTTAAATTTTATAAATCTGTTTCTGTTCAGGATATTTATAACGATTCCTTAAGTATTCGGGCTATAGAATTAATGGGCGATGGTACTTTGGCCTTTGCTGCCGATAAAGGCACGTACGGTTTGTATTTTCCGAAGAACGAACAATGGGCAACTTCTAAACAACTTCACGACTCGGTACCGTTACATTTTAGAGCTGTAGCGCATACTGCCAATGATTTTTTTATGTTGAGTATTGAAAGTCCGGCTTTATTATACAAAACAGGTGACGATGGCCAAATGGCTCTAGTTTATAAAGAAGAAGGAGAAGGTGTGTTTTATGATGCTATGACCTTTTGGAATGATAAAGAAGGGATTGCTGTGGGCGATAGTGTTAACGGCTGTTTATCTATAATTATTACCAGAGACGGCGGTGAATCTTGGCAAAAGTTAGCATGCGATAATGTGCCAAAATCTAGTGCAGGCGAAGGGGCTTTTGCGGCAAGTAATACCAATATAAAAGTATTAGGAGACAAGGCGTGGATTGCCACCACGAGCGGAACAATTTTTTATACAGAAAACAAAGGACTTTCTTGGAGAACTATTACAACACCCATGCAAAATACTGAAGCTACGCAAGGTATTTATTCTATAGATTTTTACGATGCGCAACACGGATTTGCCATTGGGGGAGATTATACCAAACCTGAAGGCAATACCAATAATAAAATGAAAACCGTAGATGGAGGAAAAACCTGGCAATTGGTTGCTAATGGTCAAGCTCCTGGGTATAAAAGTTGTGTGCAATATATGCCAAACCAAAATGCTCAGACATTGGTTGCTGTGAGTTTTAATGGCATAGATCTATCTAACGATGGTGGAACTTCATGGAAACATATAAGCGACGAATCGTTTTACACCTTAAGATTTGTAAACGATTCATTGGCCTATGCAGCCGGACAAGGGCGTATTTCTAAATTGAAGTTTAATAGGTAA